The following are encoded in a window of Congzhengia minquanensis genomic DNA:
- a CDS encoding ABC transporter permease translates to MKLTKTMQLAISSIVSNKMRSFLTMLGIIIGVGAVIILVSIMDGVTGQVTDVFESIGMNNISVSITSRGSTRQISPDDLYEMVDEHQDLFTYVSPNVSLNATVKSPTASDNTRASVTGVDETYDKINTLTVEQGRFLQYVDVSKMLKVCVIGTYYEHEYYEKGKALGETMKINGEPYTIVGVLEEKADSEEGSSDQCIYIPYTNASKMSWNSTIGSYTIMAADTNRITEAKTILEQTLTKILGSSDFYNIISTKEILDEMTTITNTMKMALVCIAGISLLVGGIGIMNIMLVSVTERTKEIGIRKSLGAKKKHIMQQFVFEAGTVSGIGGVIGIVVGILLSSAAGKLLDITVTPSVSAIVVAFTVSVAIGVIFGFLPAKNAANLNPIDALRFE, encoded by the coding sequence ATGAAGCTAACAAAAACCATGCAGCTGGCCATATCCAGCATTGTGTCGAACAAAATGCGGTCTTTCCTTACCATGCTGGGCATTATCATCGGCGTTGGAGCGGTTATCATTTTAGTCAGCATTATGGACGGCGTAACCGGGCAGGTAACCGACGTGTTTGAAAGTATTGGCATGAACAACATCTCTGTTTCCATCACCTCAAGGGGCAGTACACGGCAGATTTCGCCGGACGACCTGTATGAAATGGTGGACGAACATCAGGATTTGTTTACCTATGTGTCCCCCAACGTGTCGTTAAACGCCACGGTAAAGTCGCCCACAGCTTCAGATAACACCAGGGCCAGCGTAACTGGTGTGGACGAAACCTATGATAAAATTAACACCCTTACCGTAGAACAGGGGCGTTTTCTGCAGTATGTGGACGTGAGCAAAATGCTTAAGGTCTGCGTTATCGGTACCTATTATGAACATGAATATTATGAAAAAGGCAAAGCGCTGGGAGAGACCATGAAAATTAACGGCGAGCCTTACACCATTGTTGGTGTTTTAGAGGAAAAGGCAGACTCTGAGGAAGGTTCTTCCGACCAGTGCATTTACATTCCTTACACCAACGCCTCGAAAATGTCTTGGAACTCCACCATCGGCAGCTACACCATTATGGCGGCCGACACAAATCGGATTACCGAGGCAAAGACAATTTTAGAGCAGACGCTGACAAAAATTTTAGGAAGCAGCGATTTTTATAACATTATTTCCACAAAAGAAATTTTAGACGAAATGACCACCATTACCAACACCATGAAAATGGCCTTGGTGTGCATTGCGGGCATCTCCCTGCTGGTAGGCGGTATTGGAATTATGAACATTATGCTGGTGTCAGTAACCGAGCGTACCAAAGAAATTGGTATTCGCAAATCTCTGGGCGCAAAGAAAAAGCACATTATGCAGCAGTTTGTATTTGAAGCGGGAACGGTGAGCGGCATTGGCGGCGTAATTGGAATTGTAGTTGGAATTTTGCTTTCCTCTGCCGCCGGCAAGCTGTTAGACATTACGGTCACTCCCTCTGTGAGCGCAATTGTCGTTGCGTTTACCGTTTCGGTTGCAATCGGCGTAATTTTCGGGTTCCTGCCTGCGAAAAATGCGGCAAACTTAAACCCCATCGACGCCTTAAGGTTTGAATAA
- a CDS encoding S-layer homology domain-containing protein, whose product MKKIASVVLAALLITSGFGALPVFAAPAYSDNVAPLLAELKIMQGDPDGNLRLDAFVSRAECTKIAVAASKFRDTVATGSKTSPFKDVSADHWAAPYITVAVKNGLCKGYLDATFKPSDTVTYEEALTMFLRVLGYSEEDFGASWPDGQIGLSQNIGLSDSLSKSAGQELTRRDVMIIAYNLLNTPAKGSGSDYISEFDRAITDDVVLIASNREDSSVSAGKVLTSAGTFKITDDFDFNNIGKRGSITVRNNDTLVSFIPGEQITEEYIVSGTMGSDILFDGNILDVDEGTPVYFKSKTYTYESVTQEIEAGDVCKVFKDKNNEIDYILFTTNPKSSSLTTPNTKTCVVTSVLGDKVLGYIDETLSEVTLSQTVSYFDGDDTSSYQQISSKIKAGDTLTLRYDKNNQLQYIIYNRVDTNTDVDNPEIKRHIVYSILGNSIITYNKGAFDKVEFTAGTLFYEDDTQTSYSAVSQKIAMGDVLNVKYKQNGAIDYVIYEEGNTIGPVTVSGTSWYSSFGVDPDSTTIMRDGAKTALSDVKVNDIAYYSKDLDMILTYSKKVTGVYESATPNKDTPQSVTVSGITYALEGVDAFTKLSSNGSFNLGDTVTLLLGKSGEVADVLTQAQLSDEVYGYLIETGTKETTVNGTAVTKPFVRLVLPSGESSEYITTKDYKSLLNQPVKVSFKDGNASVSVVTQQSTVSGLFTWNSNTRSLGNSKLDASLSIIEVSTTNPGDSGNAANVFPQRLNGLNLNASDILYAEKNSDGKIIELILRDITGDMHEYGVVTSASKNTVGMSVSGSYTYLLNGTSKSLSTNGAAYTVSSGQPVKIKTSENGAVTGMSPLTKVNGSKVTDISGSNINFGGKIYKMSDDISIYTKDASYNYSMLTLDELKNTFENYSISLYCDKDDSVGGRIRIIIATPK is encoded by the coding sequence TTGAAAAAAATAGCTTCTGTAGTGCTTGCAGCGTTGCTGATTACAAGCGGTTTCGGCGCACTGCCGGTTTTCGCCGCCCCAGCTTATTCCGACAATGTTGCTCCGCTGCTTGCCGAGCTGAAAATTATGCAGGGCGACCCTGATGGGAATTTGCGGCTTGACGCTTTTGTTTCCCGGGCGGAGTGCACAAAAATTGCAGTTGCGGCCTCAAAATTCCGGGACACCGTGGCCACAGGCAGCAAAACGTCGCCTTTTAAAGACGTATCTGCCGACCACTGGGCCGCACCTTACATCACCGTAGCGGTGAAAAACGGGCTTTGCAAGGGATATTTAGACGCAACGTTTAAGCCCTCCGACACCGTGACCTATGAAGAGGCATTAACCATGTTCCTTCGGGTTTTGGGCTATTCAGAAGAGGATTTTGGCGCATCCTGGCCGGATGGTCAAATTGGCCTTTCCCAAAATATTGGCCTGAGTGACTCTCTCTCAAAATCGGCCGGGCAAGAGCTCACCCGCCGGGACGTAATGATCATTGCCTATAATCTGTTAAACACGCCGGCAAAGGGTTCAGGCAGCGATTACATATCAGAGTTCGACCGGGCAATTACCGATGACGTTGTGTTGATTGCCTCAAACAGGGAGGACTCTTCCGTAAGTGCGGGCAAGGTGTTAACCTCCGCCGGAACGTTTAAAATTACAGACGATTTTGACTTTAATAACATTGGAAAACGCGGCAGTATTACGGTTCGGAACAACGACACTTTGGTTTCGTTTATCCCGGGCGAGCAAATAACGGAAGAATATATCGTCAGCGGCACAATGGGATCGGATATTCTGTTCGACGGCAATATTTTAGATGTGGACGAGGGAACGCCGGTATATTTTAAATCCAAAACCTACACCTACGAATCTGTAACCCAGGAAATTGAAGCCGGCGACGTGTGCAAGGTGTTTAAAGACAAAAACAATGAAATTGATTATATTTTATTTACCACAAACCCGAAATCTTCCTCATTAACTACACCCAACACAAAGACCTGCGTTGTCACCTCGGTGCTGGGCGACAAAGTTTTAGGCTACATTGACGAAACCCTTTCCGAGGTAACGCTGAGCCAAACGGTTTCCTACTTTGACGGGGACGACACTTCAAGCTACCAGCAAATTTCCTCAAAAATTAAAGCGGGCGACACTTTGACCCTTCGTTACGACAAAAACAACCAGCTTCAGTATATCATTTATAACCGCGTGGACACCAACACCGACGTGGACAATCCCGAAATAAAGCGCCACATCGTCTACTCCATTTTGGGCAACAGCATTATTACCTATAACAAAGGTGCATTTGACAAGGTAGAGTTCACGGCAGGAACGTTATTTTATGAAGACGACACCCAAACCTCCTACTCCGCTGTCTCACAGAAAATTGCAATGGGCGACGTGCTGAACGTGAAATATAAACAAAACGGCGCAATTGACTATGTTATTTATGAGGAGGGCAACACCATTGGCCCTGTGACGGTAAGCGGCACAAGCTGGTATTCCTCCTTTGGCGTAGATCCTGACAGTACCACCATCATGCGTGACGGTGCGAAGACTGCGCTTTCAGACGTTAAGGTTAACGACATTGCCTACTACTCTAAGGATCTGGATATGATTTTAACCTACAGCAAAAAAGTAACCGGCGTGTATGAATCGGCAACGCCGAATAAGGATACGCCGCAAAGCGTAACCGTTTCTGGAATTACCTATGCGTTAGAGGGCGTTGATGCGTTTACCAAGCTTTCGTCGAACGGCAGCTTTAACTTAGGCGACACGGTAACGCTGCTTTTGGGCAAGTCCGGCGAAGTGGCGGACGTTTTAACGCAGGCGCAGCTATCCGACGAGGTATATGGCTATCTGATTGAAACAGGAACAAAAGAAACCACGGTGAACGGAACCGCCGTTACAAAACCGTTTGTGCGGTTGGTGCTGCCTTCTGGCGAGTCCAGCGAATACATTACCACAAAGGACTATAAATCGCTTTTAAATCAGCCGGTTAAGGTGTCATTTAAAGACGGTAACGCCAGCGTTTCTGTTGTAACGCAACAATCAACCGTTTCGGGACTCTTTACCTGGAACAGCAATACCCGCTCGCTTGGAAACAGCAAACTTGATGCATCTTTAAGCATCATAGAGGTTAGCACAACAAATCCGGGGGATTCAGGCAATGCGGCAAACGTGTTCCCCCAACGGCTTAATGGCTTAAACTTAAACGCAAGCGATATTCTTTACGCAGAAAAAAACTCCGATGGAAAAATTATCGAATTAATACTCCGTGACATCACAGGTGACATGCACGAATACGGCGTTGTTACCTCCGCAAGTAAAAATACGGTTGGTATGTCTGTTTCGGGTTCTTATACTTATCTGTTAAATGGTACCTCAAAATCGCTTTCCACAAATGGCGCGGCCTATACCGTTTCCAGCGGTCAACCAGTGAAAATCAAAACTTCAGAAAATGGTGCGGTTACGGGAATGTCCCCCTTAACTAAGGTGAACGGCAGCAAGGTTACTGATATATCCGGCTCTAATATCAATTTTGGCGGAAAAATTTATAAGATGAGTGACGATATTTCAATTTATACCAAGGACGCCTCTTATAACTACTCCATGCTGACATTGGATGAACTGAAAAATACCTTTGAAAACTACAGTATTTCGCTTTATTGTGATAAGGATGACTCCGTAGGCGGAAGAATTAGAATTATTATTGCAACTCCAAAATAA
- a CDS encoding uracil-xanthine permease family protein, protein MSNETQTGIYDARTLGKGKMLLLGFQHMLAMFGATVLVPLLTGLDIATTLLMAGLGTLLFHLITKGKVPAFLGSSFAFLGGYGAVAPLAGNGTMTNAQLLPYACLGVAFAGLVYLILAALIKIVGIKRVMKFFPPVVTGPIIISIGLGLAGSAVTNCTTNWLIAFIALALVIVFNIWGKGMAKIVPILIGVLGSCAIAAILALTLGETITGADGNAYITLFGNPKLQLFSVSALDQLKNAPWIGIPVKWHNTVFGGIDWSNSSLVISSVIAIVPISLATMMEHIGDISAISSTVGTNFIAKPGLHRTLTGDGLATTLSALFGGPANTTYGENTGVLALSKVYDPRVIRLAAIFAVILSFSPKFAALVSVIPTAVIGGISFVLYGMISAIGVRNVVENKVDFTKSRNLIVAAIILVSALGLGTVTFMIGKLTISLSALAVASIAGIVLNAILPGKDYVFGDTPDETETGVNFEL, encoded by the coding sequence ATGTCTAACGAAACACAGACCGGAATTTACGACGCACGCACCCTGGGCAAGGGGAAAATGCTTCTGCTTGGCTTTCAGCACATGCTGGCCATGTTCGGCGCAACGGTTCTGGTGCCGCTTTTAACAGGGCTTGACATTGCAACTACGCTATTAATGGCAGGCTTGGGCACGCTTTTGTTCCACCTGATAACCAAAGGCAAGGTGCCCGCATTTTTAGGGTCGTCTTTTGCGTTTTTGGGCGGCTACGGCGCTGTTGCTCCCCTGGCCGGAAACGGCACCATGACAAATGCACAGCTTTTGCCCTATGCATGCTTGGGCGTTGCGTTTGCAGGTTTGGTTTACTTAATTTTGGCCGCTTTAATTAAAATTGTCGGCATTAAGCGCGTAATGAAATTTTTCCCACCTGTTGTTACCGGGCCAATTATCATCTCCATTGGTTTGGGTCTTGCCGGCAGTGCGGTTACAAACTGCACCACAAACTGGTTAATTGCCTTTATCGCGCTGGCATTGGTTATTGTGTTTAACATTTGGGGCAAAGGCATGGCAAAAATCGTTCCCATTTTAATTGGTGTTTTGGGTTCCTGTGCCATTGCCGCCATTTTAGCGCTCACATTAGGCGAAACCATTACAGGGGCAGACGGAAACGCTTATATTACACTGTTTGGAAATCCCAAACTGCAGTTGTTCTCTGTTTCCGCATTAGACCAGCTGAAAAACGCGCCGTGGATTGGAATTCCTGTAAAATGGCACAACACCGTGTTCGGCGGCATTGACTGGAGCAACTCCTCTTTAGTTATCAGCTCTGTGATTGCAATTGTTCCAATATCGCTTGCAACCATGATGGAGCACATCGGTGACATTTCAGCAATCTCCTCCACCGTTGGCACAAACTTCATTGCAAAACCGGGACTGCACAGAACCTTAACGGGCGACGGCCTGGCAACCACTCTTTCCGCCCTGTTCGGCGGTCCTGCCAACACCACCTATGGTGAAAACACCGGCGTTTTAGCGCTCTCGAAGGTTTACGACCCGCGGGTTATCCGCCTGGCAGCAATCTTTGCAGTGATTCTTTCTTTCTCGCCTAAGTTTGCAGCGCTAGTCAGCGTAATTCCCACGGCGGTTATTGGCGGCATTTCCTTTGTACTTTACGGCATGATTTCTGCAATCGGTGTTCGTAACGTTGTAGAAAACAAGGTTGACTTTACCAAGAGCCGTAACCTAATCGTTGCCGCTATTATTTTAGTTTCCGCATTGGGACTGGGCACCGTAACATTCATGATCGGCAAGCTCACCATTTCCCTTTCGGCCCTGGCGGTTGCCTCCATTGCCGGCATTGTGTTAAACGCGATTCTCCCTGGCAAAGACTATGTGTTTGGCGACACACCCGATGAAACGGAAACCGGCGTTAATTTTGAACTTTAA
- the pyrR gene encoding bifunctional pyr operon transcriptional regulator/uracil phosphoribosyltransferase PyrR has translation MKLKSLLFDEKAVSRAIMRIAHEIVERNESVDNMMLVGIKTRGVPLAQRLSDFIYNKIEPSLKLPVGTLDITFYRDDLTKIKERGPVVSDSAIPESIEGKTVILVDDVIFTGRTVRAALDALIAFGRPAKIQLAEMVDRGHREVPIRADYVGKNIPTSKNEVIRVKLAETDGVDAIEICEL, from the coding sequence ATGAAGCTGAAATCCCTTCTTTTTGACGAAAAGGCTGTCAGCCGCGCCATTATGCGCATTGCCCACGAAATTGTGGAACGGAACGAGTCGGTAGACAACATGATGTTAGTGGGCATTAAAACCCGGGGCGTGCCTCTTGCTCAGCGGCTTTCGGACTTTATTTATAATAAAATTGAGCCGTCTTTAAAGCTGCCCGTGGGCACGCTGGACATTACCTTTTACCGGGATGACCTGACCAAAATTAAGGAGCGCGGCCCTGTGGTGTCGGACAGCGCTATTCCCGAAAGCATTGAGGGTAAAACGGTAATTTTGGTGGACGATGTGATTTTTACCGGCAGAACAGTGCGTGCCGCATTAGACGCGCTGATTGCTTTTGGCCGGCCTGCAAAAATCCAGCTCGCAGAGATGGTTGACCGCGGGCACCGGGAGGTTCCCATCCGCGCAGACTATGTGGGCAAAAACATTCCCACTTCGAAAAATGAGGTAATTCGAGTTAAGCTTGCGGAAACTGACGGGGTTGACGCCATTGAAATTTGTGAACTTTAA
- the spoVAD gene encoding stage V sporulation protein AD codes for MRTKKEGNQTVVFENSPHIIATNAIAGSKESEGPLGGQFDETVSDDLWGEASWEKAESKFMQQTVLSALKKSNLHPADIDYIFAGDLLNQCASTNYGIRVFSIPFIGLYGACSTMGLSMKMAAMAIDGGFADSCVAVTSSHFCSAERQFRFPLEYGGQRPPSAQWTVTGSACVILDKDRGDLKVECATTGKIVDRGITDANNMGAAMAPAAIDCLCAHFADTGRKPSDYDAIFTGDLGKIGKSIVVDQMGENGYDMSENYTDCGVLIFDESQDVHSGASGCACSGLVLCSHIIPKLQSGEFKKVLFVPTGALMSTTAVQQGESIPSIAHAISIMS; via the coding sequence TTGAGAACGAAAAAAGAAGGTAACCAAACCGTTGTTTTTGAAAACAGTCCGCATATCATCGCCACAAACGCCATTGCCGGAAGCAAAGAAAGCGAGGGGCCGCTGGGCGGCCAGTTCGACGAAACCGTGTCAGACGACCTGTGGGGCGAAGCCAGCTGGGAAAAAGCAGAGAGCAAATTTATGCAGCAGACCGTTTTGTCTGCCCTGAAAAAAAGCAATCTGCACCCGGCGGACATTGACTATATTTTTGCCGGCGACCTTTTAAACCAGTGCGCCAGCACCAACTATGGAATTCGCGTGTTTTCCATTCCCTTTATCGGGCTTTACGGCGCCTGCTCCACCATGGGCCTATCTATGAAAATGGCGGCCATGGCAATTGACGGCGGCTTTGCCGACAGCTGCGTGGCAGTTACGTCCAGCCATTTTTGTTCAGCAGAGCGCCAGTTCCGCTTTCCCCTTGAATATGGCGGCCAGCGCCCCCCTAGTGCGCAGTGGACGGTAACAGGGTCCGCATGCGTTATTTTGGACAAAGATCGGGGCGATTTAAAAGTAGAATGTGCCACCACGGGTAAAATTGTTGACCGCGGCATTACCGATGCCAACAACATGGGCGCGGCAATGGCGCCGGCGGCCATCGACTGCCTATGCGCCCATTTTGCCGACACAGGCAGGAAGCCCAGCGACTATGACGCGATTTTTACAGGAGACTTGGGAAAAATCGGAAAATCAATCGTCGTCGACCAGATGGGCGAAAACGGCTACGACATGTCGGAAAACTACACCGACTGCGGTGTGCTTATATTTGACGAGTCTCAGGACGTGCACTCCGGCGCCAGCGGCTGTGCCTGCTCCGGCCTGGTTCTGTGCTCGCACATTATTCCAAAGCTGCAAAGCGGCGAATTTAAAAAGGTGTTGTTTGTGCCCACCGGAGCTTTGATGAGCACCACGGCCGTTCAGCAGGGCGAAAGTATTCCGTCTATCGCCCACGCGATCAGCATAATGTCATAA
- the rapZ gene encoding RNase adapter RapZ, with protein MQTVIITGMSGAGKSTAVHILEDIGYYCIDNIPPTLISNFIILCQNSNFALNKIAFVVDARSGELVTHLADEIDMFKKRGNECAVVFLDADDETIIKRYKETRRKHPHAANGRIESGIKFERALLSEIRSRADIVVDTSKLLTKELREKLLTIFESSTRKYEPISVNVVSFGFKRGVPLDCDLMFDVRFMPNPFYDDELRGFTGKDARVADYAMANESSQKFLRKLEDMITFLLPLYAEEGKQSLVVGIGCTGGKHRSVAVAEHLAKFLSQKNYLTSVNHRDLGNE; from the coding sequence ATGCAGACAGTTATCATAACCGGCATGTCCGGAGCGGGCAAATCTACAGCTGTACACATTTTAGAAGATATTGGTTACTACTGCATAGACAATATCCCGCCGACATTAATTTCAAACTTTATTATACTTTGCCAGAACTCGAATTTTGCGCTGAATAAAATTGCATTTGTGGTAGACGCCAGAAGCGGAGAGCTGGTGACGCACTTAGCCGACGAGATTGACATGTTTAAAAAACGCGGAAACGAGTGCGCCGTAGTGTTTTTAGACGCAGATGACGAAACCATTATCAAAAGGTATAAAGAAACGCGCCGCAAACACCCCCACGCCGCCAACGGCAGAATTGAAAGCGGCATTAAGTTCGAACGCGCCCTGCTTTCTGAAATCCGCAGCCGTGCAGACATTGTGGTGGATACGTCGAAGCTGTTAACCAAAGAACTGCGAGAAAAACTGCTGACGATTTTTGAATCGTCCACCAGAAAATATGAGCCGATTTCAGTAAACGTGGTGTCCTTTGGATTTAAGCGGGGCGTTCCGTTAGACTGCGACTTGATGTTTGATGTGCGCTTTATGCCCAACCCGTTTTATGACGACGAGCTGAGAGGTTTTACAGGCAAGGACGCACGGGTGGCAGACTATGCCATGGCAAACGAGTCCAGCCAGAAATTTTTGCGCAAGCTGGAGGATATGATAACTTTCCTGCTGCCGCTTTATGCCGAGGAGGGCAAGCAGTCTTTGGTGGTGGGAATTGGCTGCACCGGCGGCAAACACCGTTCTGTGGCTGTGGCAGAGCATTTGGCAAAATTTTTGAGCCAGAAAAACTATTTAACCTCGGTGAACCACCGGGATTTGGGAAACGAATAG
- the glmS gene encoding glutamine--fructose-6-phosphate transaminase (isomerizing), whose amino-acid sequence MCGIAGYVGKNQAKPFLLSGLEKLEYRGYDSAGICIADETGLKSCKAKGRLSELVEKSKNMDLSGTTGIGHTRWATHGAPTEYNAHPHFSNDGNFAIVHNGIIENYLDLKAFLAEKGFTFASDTDTEVIPQLMQYYYNGNVFDTFLTVVSKLEGAYALGLVSTYEPNTLYATRKDSPLIAGLGKGENYIASDIPAILSETKDVYLLEQGEFAIVTADEIKIVDQDKNPIDKKIFEVNWDVSAAEKEGYDFFMMKEIMEQPKAILDTIHPRIKGNEIVLDELSLDKSYFKGLNKVHIIACGSAYHVGLVGKNIIEGIARVDTQVDLASEFRYRNPVINDGDLAIIISQSGETSDTLAALRYAKQHNAKIISIVNVRGSSIARESDDVLYTNAGPEIAVATTKAYSTQMEVLFLLGLYIAEIKGKITQEERAELVDELLSIPEKVKGQLSDIEYLETLGKKFKDVEDVFFIGRGIDYSIAMEGSLKLKEISYIHSEAYAAGELKHGTISLIEDGTLVVALATQDQLFEKMLSNIKEVKARGAYVIGVAQEGNTAIEKEADYVIYVPKTKGCFAGALEVIPLQVFAYFISLHKGLDVDKPRNLAKSVTVE is encoded by the coding sequence ATGTGCGGAATAGCAGGTTATGTTGGAAAAAACCAGGCAAAACCCTTCCTGCTTTCAGGGTTAGAAAAATTAGAATATAGAGGATACGACTCCGCCGGCATTTGCATTGCAGACGAAACCGGTTTAAAAAGCTGCAAGGCAAAGGGCAGACTGTCTGAGCTGGTGGAAAAATCAAAGAATATGGACTTAAGCGGCACAACGGGAATTGGCCACACCAGGTGGGCGACCCACGGCGCGCCGACGGAATATAACGCGCACCCGCATTTTTCCAATGACGGCAACTTTGCCATTGTACATAACGGAATTATTGAAAACTATCTGGATTTAAAGGCATTTTTAGCTGAAAAAGGTTTTACCTTTGCTTCTGACACCGACACAGAGGTCATTCCCCAGCTCATGCAGTATTACTATAACGGCAACGTGTTCGATACGTTTTTAACCGTTGTTTCAAAGCTTGAGGGCGCTTATGCCTTGGGGCTGGTAAGCACTTATGAGCCAAATACGCTTTACGCAACAAGAAAAGACAGCCCCCTGATTGCAGGGCTGGGAAAGGGTGAAAACTACATTGCGTCGGACATTCCGGCCATTCTTTCCGAAACGAAGGATGTGTATCTTTTAGAACAGGGCGAGTTTGCCATTGTGACAGCGGATGAAATTAAAATTGTGGATCAGGACAAAAACCCCATTGACAAAAAAATATTTGAGGTGAACTGGGACGTTTCCGCCGCGGAAAAAGAGGGCTACGACTTCTTTATGATGAAAGAAATTATGGAACAGCCCAAAGCCATTTTAGACACCATTCACCCCAGAATTAAGGGCAATGAAATTGTGCTTGACGAGCTGTCGTTAGACAAAAGCTATTTTAAAGGCTTAAACAAGGTGCATATCATTGCCTGCGGCAGCGCATATCACGTGGGGCTTGTGGGGAAAAATATCATTGAGGGTATCGCCAGAGTAGACACCCAGGTGGACTTGGCTTCTGAGTTCCGTTACAGAAACCCGGTGATTAACGACGGTGATTTGGCAATTATCATCAGCCAGTCCGGCGAAACGTCCGACACGTTAGCGGCACTGCGGTATGCCAAACAGCACAATGCGAAAATTATCTCCATTGTAAATGTGCGGGGAAGCTCCATTGCCAGAGAGTCTGACGACGTGCTTTACACCAATGCCGGCCCGGAAATTGCCGTTGCTACCACAAAGGCCTACAGTACACAGATGGAAGTGCTGTTCCTGCTGGGACTTTACATTGCAGAAATAAAGGGAAAAATAACCCAAGAGGAACGTGCAGAACTTGTCGATGAGCTGCTGTCTATACCGGAAAAAGTGAAAGGCCAGCTCTCTGATATTGAATATTTAGAAACGTTAGGCAAAAAGTTTAAAGACGTAGAAGACGTGTTCTTCATTGGCCGTGGAATTGACTATTCCATTGCCATGGAAGGCTCGCTGAAACTGAAAGAAATCTCTTACATCCACTCAGAAGCCTATGCGGCCGGGGAATTAAAGCACGGCACCATTTCGCTGATTGAAGACGGCACGCTGGTGGTGGCCTTAGCAACCCAAGACCAGCTGTTTGAAAAAATGCTCAGCAACATTAAAGAGGTTAAGGCAAGGGGCGCTTATGTGATCGGCGTGGCCCAGGAGGGCAACACCGCCATTGAAAAAGAGGCAGATTACGTCATTTATGTGCCGAAAACAAAAGGGTGCTTTGCAGGGGCATTAGAGGTCATTCCGCTTCAGGTGTTTGCATACTTCATTTCCCTGCACAAGGGATTAGATGTTGACAAACCGAGGAACCTTGCAAAATCTGTTACTGTAGAATAA